A region of Argentina anserina chromosome 5, drPotAnse1.1, whole genome shotgun sequence DNA encodes the following proteins:
- the LOC126795946 gene encoding mitogen-activated protein kinase 9-like — MGSGATLVDGVRRWFQRRTSSTSKPVNTSTTIPNPNSNPNPNNNDRVYNDGDISAQSSACLQKEEDDDHLLQFQVEDDFDISGLKLIRVPKRAHHSNPPPPRPSPPPSIMEKKSNLESEFFTEYGEASRYQVQEVIGKGSYGVVGSAVDTHTGEKVAIKKINDVFEHVSDATRILREIKLLRLLRHPDIVEINHIMLPPSRREFRDIYVVFELMESDLHQVIKANDDLTPEHYQFFLYQLLRGLKYIHTANVFHRDLKPKNILANADCKLKICDFGLARVSFNDAPSAIFWTDYVATRWYRAPELCGSFFSKYTPAIDIWSIGCIFAEILTGKPLFPGKNVVHQLDLMTDLLGTPSSESIARIRNEKARRYLSSMRKKQPVPFTHKFPNADPLALRLLEQLLAFDPKDRPTAEEALADPYFHGLANVDREPCTQPISKLEFEFERRKLTKDDVRELIYREILEYHPQMLQEYLRGGDQTSSFMYPSGVDRFKRQFAHLEEHYGKGERGTPPLQRQHASLPRERVPAPKEDADESNELERTAASVATTLNSPPADGSDNPNANGPSKTQYTPVSSRSLLKSASISASKCIGVQKKDSQEDPIAEVNDESVDGLAQKVESLRV; from the exons ATGGGGAGTGGAGCAACCTTGGTGGACGGTGTTCGTCGCTGGTTTCAACGTCGTACCTCTTCTACTTCCAAACCTGTTAATACTTCCACTACTATCCCGAACCCGAATTCGAATCCGAATCCGAATAATAACGACCGTGTTTATAATGATGGCGATATAAGCGCGCAATCGTCCGCTTGTCTCCAAAAAGAGGAGGACGACGACCATCTTCTTCAGTTTCAGGTTGAGGACGACTTCGACATTTCTGGTTTGAAGCTCATCCGAGTTCCCAAACGGGCCCACCACTCTAATCCTCCACCACCACGACCATCACCGCCGCCGTCCATTATGGAAAAGAAG AGCAACCTAGAGTCAGAATTTTTCACAGAATATGGTGAGGCAAGCCGGTACCAAGTTCAGGAGGTCATTGGGAAAGGAAGCTATGGTGTTGTGGGTTCTGCGGTTGACACCCACACCGGAGAAAAGGTTGCGATCAAGAAGATTAATGATGTCTTTGAGCATGTTTCAGATGCTACAAGGATCCTGAGAGAAATCAAGCTTCTTCGTTTGCTTCGTCATCCTGATATTGTTGAAATAAACCACATTATGCTTCCTCCTTCACGGCGAGAATTCAGAGATATCTATGTTGTGTTTGAGTTGATGGAATCTGACCTCCACCAGGTTATCAAGGCAAATGATGATCTTACCCCTGAGCATTATCAATTTTTCCTGTACCAGCTTCTTCGAGGTCTAAAGTATATTCATACAG CTAATGTATTTCATCGAGATTTAAAGCCAAAAAATATCCTTGCTAATGCTGACTGCAAATTAAAGATATGTGACTTTGGTCTTGctcgagtatctttcaatgATGCCCCATCTGCTATTTTTTGGACT GATTATGTTGCAACTCGATGGTACCGAGCCCCTGAACTTTGCGGTTCATTTTTCTCTAAA TATACTCCTGCAATTGATATCTGGAGCATAGGATGCATATTTGCAGAAATTCTCACTGGAAAACCCCTGTTTCCTGGGAAAAATGTGGTGCATCAATTGGATCTCATGACTGATCTGCTTGGCACGCCCTCTTCAGAATCCATTGCAAGG ATTCGGAATGAGAAAGCAAGAAGATACCTTAGTAGCATGCGGAAAAAACAACCAGTTCCCTTCACACATAAGTTCCCTAATGCAGATCCTTTAGCTCTCCGCCTATTGGAGCAACTTCTTGCATTTGATCCCAAAGATCGTCCGACAGCAGAAGAG GCATTAGCTGATCCATACTTTCATGGCTTGGCAAATGTGGATCGTGAGCCGTGCACTCAGCCCATTTCAaaacttgaatttgagtttgagcGACGGAAATTGACAAAAGATGATGTTAGAGAGTTAATTTACAGGGAG ATTTTAGAGTATCATCCCCAGATGCTGCAGGAGTATCTCCGAGGGGGAGATCAAACAAGCAGCTTTATGTATCCTAG tggtgttgatcgattcaAGCGACAGTTTGCACATCTTGAGGAACACTATGGGAAAGGTGAAAGGGGCACTCCTCCACTCCAAAGGCAGCATGCCTCCTTGCCCAG AGAACGGGTTCCTGCACCCAAGGAGGATGCTGACGAAAGCAATGAATTGGAAAGGACTGCAGCTTCTGTTGCCACAACTCTTAACAGCCCTCCAGCTGATGGTTCTGATAATCCAAATGCAAATGGACCTAGCAAGACACAGTACACACCAGTTTCCAGTCGCAGCCTGTTGAAGAGTGCCAGCATCAGTGCTTCCAAGTGTATAGGTGTACAGAAGAAAGATTCGCAG GAGGATCCAATTGCTGAGGTCAATGATGAGTCAGTTGATGGTTTAGCCCAAAAGGTCGAATCTCTTCGTGTGTGA
- the LOC126795950 gene encoding laccase-1 yields the protein MEDFCRFVMVTLLMIISGALPSCLSQTTRRFEFNVKWKTVTRLCHTKSLLTVNGEYPGPTIAVHEGDNVEIKVTNHIAQNTTLHWHGIKQLRTGWADGPAYITQCPIRGGKTYTYKFTVIDQRGTLWWHAHHSWQRASVYGAFIIHPHMPYPFSVPVQDEFPIIFGEWWNGDVDSVESEMMKYGGGPAISNAYTINGLPGPFYNCSNKDTLVKTVEHGKTYMLRIINAALNDELFFAVANHTLTVVEIDAVYTKPFKTKAIMIAPGQTTNVLLTANQVPDSSGMFLMAAWTYLTSVFPFNNSTTAGFLQYKNPKTTEHTSEHPKKVTTFDPVMYNFPQMEDTKYYTKFSDNLRSLHSPQYPCNVPKTIHKRIVTVISLNLQDCPANKTCKGYAKKSFYASMSNQSFVRPAVSILESHYKKLKRSQYSTDFPEKPRRPFDYTGVDPLTENMNTEFGTKIIQVPYGTNLEIVLQGTSFLNVENHPIHVHGHNFFIVGKGFGNFDVSKDPAKYNLVDPPERNTVAVPSGGWAAIRIKADNPGVWFIHCHLEEHTSWGLASGFLVQNGHGPTQSLLPPPKDLPSC from the exons ATGGAGGATTTTTGCCGGTTCGTAATGGTAACTCTATTGATGATCATATCTGGAGCTCTACCATCTTGTCTTTCGCAAACAACGCGGCGCTTCGAATTCAAT GTTAAGTGGAAAACAGTAACCCGATTGTGCCACACAAAGTCACTTCTGACAGTGAATGGAGAGTATCCAGGTCCAACGATTGCTGTTCATGAAGGTGATAATGTCGAAATTAAGGTGACCAATCACATTGCACAAAACACTACCCTCCATTG GCATGGTATAAAGCAACTAAGGACAGGATGGGCAGACGGTCCAGCTTACATCACACAATGTCCGATTAGAGGAGGGAAGACCTACACATACAAGTTCACTGTAATCGACCAGAGAGGCACTCTTTGGTGGCATGCTCATCATTCGTGGCAACGAGCTTCAGTTTATGGAGCCTTCATCATCCACCCTCACATGCCGTATCCATTTTCAGTTCCAGTTCAAGATGAATTCCCCATCATCTTCG GTGAATGGTGGAATGGAGATGTAGATTCAGTGGAAAGTGAAATGATGAAGTATGGAGGCGGCCCTGCCATTTCAAATGCCTATACCATAAATGGTCTGCCAGGACCATTCTATAATTGCTCAAACAAAG ATACATTGGTCAAAACTGTGGAACATGGCAAAACATACATGCTTAGAATCATCAATGCAGCACTGAATGATGAACTTTTCTTTGCTGTTGCTAATCACACATTGACGGTTGTGGAGATTGATGCAGTATACACAAAACCATTCAAAACGAAAGCCATTATGATAGCTCCTGGCCAAACCACCAATGTTCTGCTCACTGCTAATCAAGTGCCTGATTCCTCAGGCATGTTCTTGATGGCTGCCTGGACTTACCTCACATCTGTTTTCCCTTTCAATAATTCCACCACAGCCGGTTTCTTGCAGTACAAGAACCCGAAAACTACTGAACACACCAGCGAGCACCCGAAAAAGGTCACTACTTTTGATCCTGTCATGTACAACTTTCCTCAGATGGAAGACACCAAATATTACACTAAATTTTCTGACAACCTGAGAAGCCTTCATTCCCCTCAGTATCCATGTAATGTGCCAAAAACTATCCACAAACGAATAGTGACAGTTATAAGCCTTAACCTCCAAGATTGTCCTGCTAACAAAACATGCAAGGGCTACGCCAAGAAGAGCTTCTATGCCTCAATGAGCAATCAGTCCTTTGTTCGTCCCGCTGTGTCAATATTGGAATCTCATTACAAGAAGCTCAAAAGAAGTCAATACTCCACCGATTTCCCAGAGAAGCCTCGAAGGCCATTTGACTATACCGGGGTGGATCCACTCACTGAAAACATGAACACAGAATTTGGTACCAAGATCATACAAGTCCCCTATGGAACAAACTTGGAAATTGTGCTGCAAGGCACAAGCTTTCTTAATGTGGAGAACCACCCAATTCATGTTCATGGACACAACTTCTTCATAGTTGGTAAAGGGTTTGGGAACTTCGATGTCTCCAAGGATCCAGCAAAGTACAACCTTGTTGATCCTCCTGAGAGAAACACTGTGGCAGTTCCAAGTGGAGGATGGGCCGCGATTCGGATCAAGGCTGATAATCCAGGAGTTTGGTTCATACATTGTCATCTTGAAGAACACACTTCTTGGGGTCTTGCCTCAGGCTTCTTAGTTCAAAATGGACATGGACCAACTCAATCCTTGCTTCCTCCTCCCAAAGATCTTCCCTCATGTTGA
- the LOC126795962 gene encoding uncharacterized GPI-anchored protein At4g28100: protein MSPNPPPLFTFLCFLFTLLPYSVALSNPDPALVQPFLPNSSPPATIPAFPEQSDLAGCPLQLPDELFHGVKAACSAKKGDPAGHLQHSRCCPVLASWLYSAYSATALGRSGRVGPTVAGHGTTTAYDPPLLPDDSETCVGDLGKALNAKGIELMRPNETCDMVYCYCGIRLHPLSCADAFSVNQNGKLVGDESVKRLEKNCLSSSNNVNKFPGLGGCSKCLNSLKHLNKKKTSNSSKLEDRTSKMHNKDCQLMGLTWLLAKNRTAYMHTVTSVFRAIMVSNDGSDPQSCTLNSDGMPLAVDSSEISDQSSSNILAVSVTFYIVSFFLFYVQLRMC, encoded by the exons ATGTCCCCAAACCCACCTCCACTCTTCACCTTCCTTTGCTTCCTCTTCACTCTCTTACCCTACTCAGTTGCTCTATCCAACCCAGACCCGGCCTTGGTTCAGCCATTCCTTCCCAACTCTTCTCCCCCAGCTACAATCCCTGCATTTCCAGAGCAATCCGACTTAGCCGGCTGCCCACTCCAGCTCCCTGATGAGCTCTTCCACGGCGTAAAGGCTGCCTGCTCCGCCAAGAAAGGCGACCCGGCAGGCCATTTACAGCACAGCCGCTGCTGCCCTGTGCTAGCGTCCTGGCTCTACTCTGCTTACTCCGCCACTGCGCTGGGCAGAAGCGGCCGAGTAGGGCCTACAGTGGCAGGTCATGGTACTACTACCGCGTATGACCCGCCATTGCTGCCTGATGACTCGGAGACTTGTGTTGGGGACTTGGGAAAGGCGCTGAATGCAAAAGGAATTGAGCTGATGAGGCCAAATGAGACCTGTGACATGGTGTACTGCTACTGTGGGATCAGATTGCACCCCTTGAGCTGCGCTGATGCATTTTCAGTGAACCAGAATGGGAAACTTGTTGGGGATGAGAGTGTCAAGAGATTAGAGAAGAATTGCTTGAGCAGCAGCAACAATGTCAATAAGTTCCCGGGTCTTGGTGGCTGCTCCAAATGCCTCAACAGTCTCAAACAT CTTAACAAGAAGAAGACTTCGAATTCAAGCAAATTGGAGGACAGGACCAGCAAAATGCACAACAAAGATTGCCAGCTGATGGGTCTCACATGGCTACTTGCCAAGAATCGGACGGCCTACATGCACACCGTTACCTCCGTTTTCCGGGCTATCATGGTAAGCAATGACGGCTCCGATCCTCAGTCTTGCACCCTCAACAGTGACGGGATGCCATTAGCCGTCGATTCGTCGGAGATCTCTGATCAATCCTCATCCAACATCCTTGCAGTTTCAGTCACATTCTACATAGTGtcattttttctattttatgtgCAGCTTAGAATGTGCTAA
- the LOC126795973 gene encoding protein MOTHER of FT and TFL1, translated as MATSVDPLVVGRVIGDVVDIFVPTVSMSVYFGSKHVTNGCDIKPSIAINPPKVTFSGHPGELYSLVLTDPDAPSPSEPSMREWVHWIVADIPGGINPIRGKEILPYVGPRPPVGIHRYILVLFQQKSPMGLVDQPPTRAHFNTRYFAAQLDLGLPVSTVYFNAQKEPANRRR; from the exons ATGGCGACCTCCGTTGATCCTTTGGTCGTCGGCCGAGTGATCGGCGATGTGGTCGACATCTTTGTACCGACTGTAAGCATGTCTGTCTACTTCGGCTCTAAGCATGTAACCAATGGCTGTGACATCAAACCCTCCATCGCCATCAACCCTCCAAAAGTGACCTTCTCCGGTCACCCCGGCGAGCTTTACTCCCTG GTCCTGACTGATCCCGATGCTCCGAGTCCAAGCGAGCCTAGCATGCGAGAATGGGTTCATTG GATCGTGGCTGATATCCCTGGAGGAATAAATCCTATTAGAG GAAAAGAGATACTGCCCTATGTCGGACCACGGCCACCGGTGGGGATTCACCGTTACATTTTGGTACTGTTTCAGCAAAAGTCACCAATGGGGCTCGTCGACCAGCCCCCCACTCGAGCTCATTTTAACACTCGCTATTTCGCAGCTCAGCTTGACCTAGGCCTGCCGGTGTCCACCGTGTATTTTAATGCACAGAAGGAGCCGGCCAACAGGAGGCGTTGA
- the LOC126795970 gene encoding myb-related protein 308-like has protein sequence MRKPCCEKKTNNKGAWSKQEDEKLTQYIQKHGEGSWRSLPVAAGLLRCGKSCRLRWVNYLRPDLKRGSFGEDEEDLIIKLHALLGNRWSLIAGRLPGRTDNEVKNYWNTHLRRKLMHLGIDPNNHRIGHNICFNKVNINHPCKSANSHANNDDEDNSEDPLFDSTIFGPESNTTSCTLPDLNLDLTIGLPWSL, from the exons ATGAGGAAACCTTGCTGTGAGAAGAAGACGAATAATAAAGGAGCATGGTCGAAGCAAGAAGATGAGAAGCTCACTCAATACATTCAAAAACATGGCGAAGGAAGCTGGCGCTCTCTTCCGGTCGCTGCAG GGTTGCTACGTTGTGGAAAGAGTTGCAGACTAAGGTGGGTAAATTATCTAAGGCCAGACCTTAAACGCGGTAGCTTTGGTGAGGATGAAGAGGACCTCATCATCAAGCTCCATGCACTTCTTGGGAACAG GTGGTCACTAATTGCTGGAAGATTGCCCGGCCGGACCGACAATGAAGTGAAGAATTACTGGAATACTCATCTAAGAAGAAAGCTCATGCATTTGGGAATTGATCCCAACAACCATCGCATAGGACACAATATTTGCTTCAACAAGGTTAATATAAATCATCCATGTAAATCAGCCAATTCACATGCAAATAACGACGATGAAGACAATTCAGAGGATCCGTTGTTCGATTCCACAATTTTTGGCCCCGAAAGCAACACTACAAGTTGTACTTTGCCTGACTTGAATCTTGATCTGACAATAGGTCTTCCGTGGTCACTATGA